The Periophthalmus magnuspinnatus isolate fPerMag1 chromosome 19, fPerMag1.2.pri, whole genome shotgun sequence region GGATTTGTTGTTGTACCATTATCACATTGAAGGGGGTAGCTACTGTAGGCATTATAACACAAGCAAAGGTCATCTACATGTGTGCGCCAAACAGTTTGATCTCAGTTAATGTTTGTTTAACCAAGGGCTAAAGGTCAACTTATACCATCCATACCCTGCCTTTGATAAAtctgttacatagtgcatcagttcatttgaataatgtaaaataactcaaaaaggGAAATTATGTgaacatatatttaattttattgctGATTGTTTATATTATGGTGGGTAATGTGGCACGTAACATACAGAGCATTCTGTTTTTACTTTAATGGTCATGAATTATAATGCATCATTTCAAACCAAGAGTTTCAATCATTACTATTTTAATGATGTAGGACAGGAtttgtatttaatattatttgctCTATTCATTACCTTGGATTATTTCTATCTGACTGGATTAATTTTAGAGGTGTAACACTGCGTCAACACCTTTAGGTCACTCAAGGTGGTTtggatttagatttattttttgtgtgaacACGTCCAATgcacaaatatacatataattCCCTTCCTCTGTGTATTATTAGTAAGATGACACTTTATTAAGTCATTATGAGACATTTCAGACCACCTGCAGGGGGTCTCTGTCTGCCTGGGACACCAGCACAGACACAGCTTCAGGGAGACGAAGAGCTAGGCGCTCCCTGAAGACGGACAGAAACCCGCGCTCACTGTTGCTATGGTCACTTAAAATAACAGTGGTTCCTTTGGCCACAGCATCCAAAACTTCATGATGGGACATTTCACCTGCAAAAAGGATGGAAACAATACAATCTATTcagttttttaaagtttttctcTAAATCCAAATTATGATATCACCTAGGTCCAAAGTGGTCATTTTTTGGAGCACTGCCCTATAGATAGCTGCTTACTTTAACTTTGAAATTTGGAAAATATTTCTTATAATCAAACCTGTAACATAGAGATCAGCTTTCACGCCGTTTAGGACTGAAGCTCCAGATCCTGCACACACAGCCACAGTGTACACCAAAGAGTCTGTAAAAATAGTCAACAATTTCAACTTTTGTtagtaattgtattttatttttaaaaaaaagtatttgtaatgATGCTACATAGTGTCTTTCATTTTAGTGCTTTCTTACCTAGTGTCTGTCCCACTCCAAGAGCCAAACGAAGGTGATTCAAactcaaatgtgttttcattttctcCACAGCTGTTGCTACAGTTACAGGCTGGTCCAAAATGCTCATCCGTCCTTGGCCATGCCCAGGCAGAGGGTGCTGCAACAGATGACAGGTGAAACGTGAACCCCCAAgtcaaacaacaacaacgtgaACACCAATAAATTTCACTTACTTTTTCTAACTTTGTGATGGTGAGCGACTGGCTGAGAACTGTGTGTCCTAACAGAGTCTGGACAAAGTGGGGCAACGCCAGGTCACTGCAGGTAAAGCTGACATGGATTCCACTGTTCTCTGACCTAAAACAggtaatacacacacacaattaactGGACAACTATTCTGCTTTGGATTTTTTGCAAAGTATAAATGTCTAATTGTTTAATATATGTGTCTTAATTCAGTTTGAAATGCAACAATTGGCTGCacagtaatatatatatttaataaacaaCTAAACTTATGTTGTAGAACCAATGTGTTTAAGCTATTATAACCTGCTGCTTGAATGCTGGAGAGCTGCTGAACTATAACAGGCTTTTAGTTCTTCCATAACAGTATTTAGCTCCTCGTCACTCTTCACAGTAAATTCCAGTCTCTGAGTTGGGGGGCCGCCACAGAGTGCCTGGCTGAGAACAGTCACGTGGCCACTACCTGAGGAACAAACAGATACTTGATATGGGGAAAAACGCACTCACGGGAGAGAGGTGAGCACCTGACCTAAACAATCATCAAATATGCAAATGCTGTAGCTTATTTGACACTTTTTCCATTCACAGTGACCTCTTACCAAGACCTCCTATAAGCCAGTCATTCACGCCTCCTCTCATACTGTCCCATGATGTGTGTGGGGAGAAAATGGCCATTCTTGCCTCCACAGCCCGGATGGCCAACCGCTGCTTCCAGTCTCTCTGAACCAGGCGCTTGATTGGTCGAAATAAAGGTGGGTGATATGAGATAATAAGGTCACAGCAGAGGGTTTCTGCTTCTTCCATTACAGTATCAGTAAGGTCGTTTGTAAGTAGAATGGTATTAATGGGCCGTGGTGTGCTTGGTTCAACCAGCAGGCCGACATTATCCCATGACTCAGCCAAAGACAAAGGGGCAAgttgctccagtatctgcaaAACCTCCTTCAGCTCCATCCTATTATTACAATTAGAAAACTGAGAATTATGACACGCAGGAATCAGTGCAAGTGGATTGAGGAGTGTAGGCgttttttgagcttttgttAAGAGAGGAGTTGTAAAAGGGTCGAATGAAACTGTAGAAAGAAATGATGTAAGGTAATTCCTGAGGCGATGATCTGCATGGGTCAACGAAATAAATATCTGTCTTCCACATGCAGCAAACATCAGTGAATAGGTGACCTGGGTGGGAAGAAAAACAGGAAATCTTTAGAAATCCGGACCTGATTCATTCTATTTAATAAACAGTATTTATAGCCATAGCAAACAACATTGCTTGCATTTAGAAACTTTACAGCTTAGCTGTCAACCACAACCAACTTAGCAATGCTAACTCACTAGCAAGAACAACAAACTACTACTTTGTTTTTAATATCACTGTCATTCAGAAGTATTGCATGTGACAACGCAGTGTCATATACGAAAAAACAAACTCATACCCAAACTGTGAGCAGAGACACGTGCAGTGAGTGAACAGCTCGGTGTTTACGGAGTTCGCAAACACAGGTTCCTGCTCGGCTTCCGTTGGTCTGAGTAAACCTGCAAATGCAAA contains the following coding sequences:
- the nif3l1 gene encoding NIF3-like protein 1; the encoded protein is MFAACGRQIFISLTHADHRLRNYLTSFLSTVSFDPFTTPLLTKAQKTPTLLNPLALIPACHNSQFSNCNNRMELKEVLQILEQLAPLSLAESWDNVGLLVEPSTPRPINTILLTNDLTDTVMEEAETLCCDLIISYHPPLFRPIKRLVQRDWKQRLAIRAVEARMAIFSPHTSWDSMRGGVNDWLIGGLGSGHVTVLSQALCGGPPTQRLEFTVKSDEELNTVMEELKACYSSAALQHSSSRSENSGIHVSFTCSDLALPHFVQTLLGHTVLSQSLTITKLEKHPLPGHGQGRMSILDQPVTVATAVEKMKTHLSLNHLRLALGVGQTLDSLVYTVAVCAGSGASVLNGVKADLYVTGEMSHHEVLDAVAKGTTVILSDHSNSERGFLSVFRERLALRLPEAVSVLVSQADRDPLQVV